The Thermoleophilia bacterium nucleotide sequence GAACCTCACCCACCTGGCCCTTCCCATACTGACTCGTCATATCCAGCAGCAGTTCGTCTCCCGGCACAATCCAGCCCAAGTACTCCGCGTCGCCCCGGTCGAGAGCGTCGCGAAGCCGCTGCTCTGCGACCCGGCGGCTGATCGTCTGCGGCGCTATCTCGACGCTGAACAGGTCCTCGCGAGCGTGACTCAGCAGATCGACCTGGTACACACGCAGCATGGCGTAGAAGGTCTTGATCGCGCCGGACTTCAGCGTCTGACGGCAACGGTAGATGCGCGCATGGTGGAACGCCGCGCCCAGTTCCGCATAGCCGCCGCGAACGGCCATGCAACCGGCGCCGGTGGGAAAGTAGGCGAGTTCCGCGTCGGCATCGAGCCACTTATCGTGTAGGCGTAGTTTGCGCTGCGGGTTTGCCGGTAGCCCAACGCCGACCTCAAAGTCCGGCTGGCGCGTTAGGGCAGTCCACTGGGCGGGCGTGGCCGAGCGGTCGATCTGCTCCGCAGTCCACGCGTCACCGACGCGCGCCTTCAGCAACGGGCGGATGGTGTCTTCGTGACCAACAGAGCTGCCGAGCCGCAGGCGAAGGAACTCGAAGACGGGCACCTGATCCGACTCGAGATGAGACTGCATCATCTCAACCAGCCGCTCCATGTGCGTCTGCCACTCGTCGAACAGCGTCGCGTTGGCGCCACGATACTGTTTCCAGTTGATCTCTGTGCGCGGCCCCTGAATTCTGGCCGTGTTACGCAGGTTGTCACGCACAACAAGCGCTTGCGCCACGCCCGGCCTGAGCATCGCGATTGTAGCCGCGTCCACAGCGTGGTGACGGCGATCGAGCCTGTTCTTGCCGGGGGCGCCACCCTCCCTGTCTCCGATGAGATGCAGGCGACCCTGAACTCCGGACGCTTTTCGTGCCTCGGATGTGATCCAGCCGCGGTACACGCGAACGGACGTATCGACGCCCAGCCCGTCACGGTAGTGCGCCTCAATACGGTGATGGAGTTCATTCGCCATCCAGCCAACGGACTCGATGGAGCGATTATCGAGCTCCTCGTCGGCCTCGGGCCGCCGCAGCCGATCACGCACCCCCTTGATGATGTAACCCTCGCGCGTACGCGGCTTGCGCTTGAGTGAGTCCTTCTTCGCGTTGATGTCGAAGAAGTCTTCAGCACGTGCGACGGCGTCCTCGAGAGTGACGCCACGAGCCCTGGCGGAGTCGCTCTGCGCCCAGACGGCAAACGGCCGCTTACCCTTGTCATGGTTACAGCCGCGGCAGACGGCAGCCAAGTTGGTCTGAGTGTTGGTTGAGCCCTGCCCGGCGCGCGGCACGATGTGATCCATCTCGAACGCGCCCCACTCCAGAGTCGTGCCGCAGTACAAGCAGCGGCTGCCCTGACGCTGGACCGCTCGCCAGCGATATACGTCGGACTGGCGAGCTCCGTATCGGGCAGGTCCGCCCGCCTCGCGCAAGTCGTCTTCGCCCGCCTCACGACTGGCGGCCAGGAACTCCAGCGGAATCTCCCGGCGAGCATTCAGGTTCTCCTCCGCGTTCTTGTTGCGCTCGCGCGCATCCTTGCGGGCCGTGGCCTCGCTGATGAGACCATCGCGCGTATGCTCGATGTTCACGACGAGCGGCGGCCCCCACATGCGTTCGGCCGCCGCCAAGTACCGCGCGATGATCTTGGTCACGCGATCGACGGCAGGGTTGCCTACCGGCTGACCAATGGGTTCGGCCGGCGGCTTCCAGGAGTCGTCGATGGTCGGAAAGCAGAACTTGCGCGCGGCGTGCAGGTCGTCCCCGGACTCCTCCATGCGCCGAGTAATGCGCCGCATGCTCTTGGCCGAGTACGCCGCGCGTCCCTCCGGCAGCTTGATGCCATCCAGCTTGCCGAGCACTTCTTCGGGCAACTGCTCGATGAATTCAACCGCGCGAGCCTCGGCTTCAAGCGCGCTGTCGTCTCGGTCGCCCGATCCGGAACCATTGGAGATGACGACGAGGAGCGCCTCCTTGCCAACC carries:
- a CDS encoding HNH endonuclease, which encodes MDAENRKQYLIGIDVGLNSVGLAAVEVDESGNPVEILSLETVIHDGGVDPTANKTAGTRKAVSGVARRMRRLVRRRRQRLLSLDEALTSLGLPIVNLDEIADPYYPWRARRDLLASKIEDESDLHRKLSVAVRHMARHRGWRNPYASIESLKAATEPSKEFRALVGTLQKRANAALFGETMAVAEVVCAALEDDLTSRVRGTRVRQDGMKVAPLLDGKIHQSDNVRELRRIWEQQGLPDEWFGILVKEVFAQRSPKGSAAERVGKDPLPGMRSEPRAEKASLAFQRFRIVDKIANLRIRDGLTKEGRPLTVDERRAAIEFLWTSDDVSWDDMAILLGLSRRDLLGTAKDSELGERGGGRPPVNVTDGRIRASGVKELVRYWDSVDEVGKEALLVVISNGSGSGDRDDSALEAEARAVEFIEQLPEEVLGKLDGIKLPEGRAAYSAKSMRRITRRMEESGDDLHAARKFCFPTIDDSWKPPAEPIGQPVGNPAVDRVTKIIARYLAAAERMWGPPLVVNIEHTRDGLISEATARKDARERNKNAEENLNARREIPLEFLAASREAGEDDLREAGGPARYGARQSDVYRWRAVQRQGSRCLYCGTTLEWGAFEMDHIVPRAGQGSTNTQTNLAAVCRGCNHDKGKRPFAVWAQSDSARARGVTLEDAVARAEDFFDINAKKDSLKRKPRTREGYIIKGVRDRLRRPEADEELDNRSIESVGWMANELHHRIEAHYRDGLGVDTSVRVYRGWITSEARKASGVQGRLHLIGDREGGAPGKNRLDRRHHAVDAATIAMLRPGVAQALVVRDNLRNTARIQGPRTEINWKQYRGANATLFDEWQTHMERLVEMMQSHLESDQVPVFEFLRLRLGSSVGHEDTIRPLLKARVGDAWTAEQIDRSATPAQWTALTRQPDFEVGVGLPANPQRKLRLHDKWLDADAELAYFPTGAGCMAVRGGYAELGAAFHHARIYRCRQTLKSGAIKTFYAMLRVYQVDLLSHAREDLFSVEIAPQTISRRVAEQRLRDALDRGDAEYLGWIVPGDELLLDMTSQYGKGQVGEVLAAYPGTTRWVCDGFFTESRLRLRPRGLAGEGVPEDASDGVHKAIAGGGWLPSVDVVLGTCKARVVRRDILGRERLKSDRSLPTCWRAG